In Syntrophales bacterium, a single window of DNA contains:
- a CDS encoding phosphodiester glycosidase family protein: MDDRAVPKLGLRVFFTGVRPGCFVAILLVLAGVSVLLPAAEAGQSRESWKILARGVEYGIFSVNRLPDIGSVKIHVVRIDPARAKLKLVLASEHEGRSRSTGEWCRDFKLVAAINAGMFYKDYVTNVGYLRNGSRVQNRRWNRKYKTALAFGPRKAGIPGAVMVDLDTPDAIGRVDDYDAVVQNLRLIKGNGVSVWNRADRQWSESAAGMDGEGRVLFLFCRSPLTMRDFNQVVNSLGLGVVRMMHMEGGPLASLSIRTRDISVNLAGSYETGFLQNDTNMHQWPIPNVIGVQGD, encoded by the coding sequence ATGGACGATCGGGCGGTTCCGAAGCTGGGCCTTCGGGTTTTCTTCACGGGTGTGAGGCCGGGATGTTTTGTCGCCATTCTCCTTGTTCTGGCGGGGGTCTCGGTCCTGCTTCCCGCCGCGGAGGCCGGCCAGTCCCGGGAATCGTGGAAAATCCTGGCCAGAGGCGTCGAATACGGCATCTTCAGCGTGAACCGGCTGCCGGACATCGGAAGCGTGAAAATCCATGTGGTCCGCATCGATCCCGCACGGGCGAAACTGAAGCTGGTCCTTGCCTCGGAGCATGAAGGCAGGAGTCGCTCGACGGGGGAGTGGTGCAGGGATTTCAAGCTGGTCGCGGCAATCAACGCCGGGATGTTCTACAAGGACTATGTAACCAACGTGGGGTATCTCCGCAACGGGTCCCGCGTCCAGAACCGGCGCTGGAACAGGAAGTACAAGACCGCCCTTGCCTTCGGCCCCCGGAAGGCCGGAATCCCCGGGGCCGTCATGGTCGATCTCGACACGCCCGATGCGATCGGGCGCGTGGATGACTACGACGCCGTGGTTCAGAACCTTCGCCTGATCAAGGGGAACGGGGTGAGTGTCTGGAACCGGGCGGACAGGCAGTGGAGTGAATCGGCCGCGGGCATGGACGGGGAGGGGCGCGTTCTTTTCCTGTTCTGCCGGTCGCCGCTGACCATGAGGGATTTCAATCAGGTGGTGAACTCGCTGGGCCTGGGGGTTGTCCGGATGATGCACATGGAGGGCGGACCCCTGGCCAGCCTGTCGATCCGGACCCGGGATATATCCGTCAACCTCGCCGGCAGTTACGAAACCGGTTTTCTTCAAAACGACACCAACATGCATCAGTGGCCCATCCCGAATGTGATCGGGGTCCAGGGCGACTGA
- a CDS encoding HD domain-containing phosphohydrolase yields the protein MIDVERMKMEIGERLEEMQQLFSKKKSILSPERSLQRAFALARAIAVSHEVRDTYKEGHQFRVADLARAIGEKMNLDKNRITGLRLAGLIHDIGKIDVPGAILNKEMRLDENESRMMQTHVEIGHNMVKGIRFPWPVARMIWEHHERMDGSGYPRGLKGKRILLESRILGVADVVDAITSPRAYRPAREVHVAIYSMKGDRGNLFDQDVVDACLHVFDVQGYRMLEMD from the coding sequence ATGATCGACGTAGAACGCATGAAGATGGAAATCGGGGAGCGGCTGGAGGAGATGCAGCAGCTTTTCTCCAAAAAGAAGTCGATACTCAGCCCGGAGAGGAGCCTCCAGCGGGCCTTCGCCCTGGCCAGGGCCATCGCTGTCAGTCACGAAGTCCGGGATACATACAAGGAAGGACACCAGTTCCGCGTGGCCGACCTCGCCCGCGCCATCGGCGAAAAGATGAATCTGGACAAGAACCGGATCACGGGCCTCAGGCTGGCGGGCCTGATTCACGACATCGGCAAGATCGATGTTCCGGGGGCGATCCTCAACAAGGAGATGAGGCTGGACGAAAACGAGTCCCGGATGATGCAGACCCATGTCGAGATCGGGCACAACATGGTGAAGGGAATCCGCTTCCCCTGGCCGGTGGCGAGAATGATCTGGGAGCACCACGAGAGAATGGACGGCTCCGGATACCCGAGAGGGCTGAAGGGGAAGCGCATCCTCCTGGAATCACGCATCCTGGGGGTTGCGGACGTGGTGGATGCAATCACGTCCCCGCGGGCCTACCGGCCGGCCCGGGAGGTTCACGTGGCCATCTATTCCATGAAGGGTGACCGGGGCAACCTCTTCGACCAGGACGTCGTGGACGCCTGCCTGCACGTGTTCGACGTGCAGGGCTACAGGATGCTGGAAATGGATTGA
- a CDS encoding GAF domain-containing protein, whose product MEKRIESYYQSLYEAAAVLNSTRQIRDILHSIVENVARTIAAKGCSLMLLSQNRRVLSHVASYGLSEGYRTKGPVLADKSLSEALGGKVVNVLHASDDDRIQYPEEARKEGIESILSVPVMLRDEIVGVIRVYAAEPRQFTIDDIYFIGAVANLGAIAIENCRLYRTLKKDYETFRREYFSHIGEDRAW is encoded by the coding sequence ATGGAAAAGCGCATCGAGAGCTACTACCAGAGCCTGTACGAAGCGGCGGCCGTCCTGAATTCCACCCGCCAGATCCGGGACATCCTCCATTCCATCGTGGAGAACGTCGCCAGGACGATTGCGGCCAAGGGGTGCTCGCTGATGCTCCTGTCGCAGAACAGGAGGGTGCTCAGCCATGTGGCGTCGTACGGGCTGAGCGAGGGCTACCGGACGAAAGGCCCCGTGCTGGCGGACAAGAGTCTCTCGGAAGCCCTGGGGGGCAAGGTGGTGAATGTCCTCCATGCATCGGACGACGACCGGATCCAGTACCCCGAGGAGGCCCGGAAGGAGGGGATCGAGTCGATCCTGTCCGTGCCGGTGATGCTGCGGGATGAGATCGTCGGCGTAATCCGGGTATATGCGGCGGAGCCCCGGCAGTTCACCATCGACGACATCTATTTCATCGGGGCCGTCGCCAACCTGGGGGCGATCGCCATCGAAAACTGCAGGCTCTACAGGACCCTGAAGAAAGACTACGAGACGTTCCGGCGGGAGTACTTCAGCCACATCGGCGAAGACCGGGCATGGTAG
- a CDS encoding Crp/Fnr family transcriptional regulator → MDTIAQIRDIALFEGIGRERLNSLAQKVARRPFRPGDLIIGEEDPARAFFVVLSGKVKLYKSSAEGKEQTLYVLGPGEPFGLCTAFAVESFPASAMALEEGSLLVIPGPVIEEIAGREPSLLLNIIRVLSRRLKDSMALVESLSLMEIPQRLATYLLSLSPGAADKSVTLPVTQRELAKILGSTPEALSRAIKKMSTEGLLRTDGRLIHMPDRQALVRLAEGS, encoded by the coding sequence ATGGACACCATTGCACAGATTCGTGATATCGCCCTGTTCGAGGGAATCGGCCGGGAACGGCTGAATTCCCTGGCGCAAAAGGTCGCCCGAAGGCCCTTTCGCCCGGGAGACCTGATCATCGGGGAGGAAGATCCCGCCCGGGCTTTCTTTGTGGTTCTCTCGGGGAAGGTGAAACTCTACAAGAGTTCCGCGGAGGGAAAGGAACAGACGCTCTACGTACTCGGCCCGGGGGAACCTTTCGGACTCTGCACGGCCTTCGCCGTCGAGTCCTTTCCCGCAAGCGCCATGGCTCTCGAAGAAGGGTCCCTGCTGGTCATTCCCGGTCCCGTCATCGAGGAGATCGCCGGTCGGGAACCGTCCCTTCTCCTGAACATCATCCGGGTGCTCTCCCGCCGCCTGAAGGATTCCATGGCGCTCGTGGAGTCGCTGTCGCTGATGGAAATCCCCCAGCGCCTGGCCACGTATCTGCTGAGCCTGTCCCCGGGGGCAGCCGATAAGTCCGTCACGCTGCCCGTTACCCAGCGCGAACTGGCAAAAATTCTGGGTTCCACACCGGAAGCCCTCTCGAGGGCGATCAAAAAGATGAGCACGGAAGGACTCCTACGCACGGACGGAAGGTTGATCCACATGCCGGACCGACAGGCGCTCGTGAGGCTGGCAGAGGGAAGCTGA
- the trxA gene encoding thioredoxin, which produces MNAKEHLKSVSDASFDAEVLKAEQPTLVDFWAPWCGPCRAMGPVLEEIARDYEGRLNVVKVNVDENPKISLLYGVRSIPTLLLIKDGEIRETRVGMLPREQLAAIVDRSLQ; this is translated from the coding sequence ATGAACGCGAAAGAACATTTGAAATCCGTGAGTGATGCGTCCTTCGATGCGGAGGTACTGAAGGCGGAGCAGCCGACGCTGGTCGACTTCTGGGCTCCCTGGTGCGGCCCCTGCCGGGCGATGGGGCCTGTCCTGGAGGAAATCGCCCGGGATTACGAAGGGCGCCTGAACGTGGTGAAGGTCAACGTAGATGAGAATCCAAAGATTTCGCTCCTGTACGGAGTGCGCAGCATCCCGACGCTCCTTCTGATCAAGGATGGTGAGATTCGGGAGACCCGGGTCGGCATGCTTCCCCGGGAGCAGCTCGCCGCCATCGTGGACCGCAGTCTCCAGTGA
- a CDS encoding bile acid:sodium symporter, whose translation MMMKILGTLNRNLAVAIPAAMALGFAAGMAADARALKGWILPLTFLMVYPMMVTMKLRKILEGGDGRAQAMAQAVNFGIIPFAAFGLAMIFFPGRPFLALGLLLAALVPTSGMTIAWTGFAKGNVEAAVKMTVVGLILGSLLTPLYLNALMGAKVAVDLVAVFGQILLTVFLPMAAGYATQHTLVRRFGRREFEQRLAPRFPALSTLGVLGIVFVAMALKAREIAAHPLLLGEILVPVVLLYGGNYILGALLGKAFLKREDAVSLVYGTVMRNLSIAMAVAMNAFGEGGAEAALVICAAYLVQVQSAAWSVGWVKRFFEPRVLPVAAAEES comes from the coding sequence ATGATGATGAAGATCCTTGGAACCCTGAACCGGAACCTGGCGGTGGCGATCCCAGCGGCCATGGCGCTGGGATTCGCCGCCGGCATGGCGGCGGATGCGCGGGCCCTGAAAGGGTGGATCCTGCCCCTCACCTTCCTCATGGTCTATCCCATGATGGTGACGATGAAGCTCCGGAAGATCCTGGAGGGCGGGGATGGAAGGGCCCAGGCGATGGCCCAGGCCGTGAACTTCGGGATCATTCCCTTTGCCGCCTTCGGGCTGGCGATGATCTTTTTCCCGGGCCGGCCGTTCCTCGCCTTGGGCCTGCTCCTGGCGGCACTCGTGCCGACGAGCGGGATGACCATCGCCTGGACGGGCTTCGCGAAGGGGAATGTCGAGGCGGCGGTGAAGATGACCGTTGTGGGGCTGATCCTGGGTTCGCTCCTGACGCCCCTCTATCTCAACGCCCTCATGGGGGCGAAGGTTGCCGTCGACCTCGTGGCCGTGTTCGGGCAGATCCTCCTGACGGTGTTTCTGCCCATGGCGGCGGGGTACGCAACCCAGCACACCCTGGTCCGGCGCTTCGGCCGGCGGGAGTTTGAGCAGCGCCTGGCACCACGCTTTCCCGCCCTTTCGACCCTGGGGGTCCTGGGGATCGTCTTTGTCGCCATGGCCCTGAAGGCGCGGGAGATCGCCGCCCACCCGCTCCTGCTCGGGGAGATTCTTGTTCCGGTGGTTCTCCTCTACGGGGGGAATTACATTCTGGGAGCGCTCCTGGGGAAGGCCTTTCTGAAGCGGGAAGACGCTGTTTCACTCGTTTACGGGACGGTCATGCGGAACCTGTCCATCGCCATGGCCGTGGCCATGAACGCCTTCGGAGAAGGGGGCGCCGAGGCGGCCCTGGTCATCTGTGCGGCCTATCTCGTTCAGGTCCAGTCCGCCGCCTGGTCCGTCGGCTGGGTAAAGCGTTTCTTCGAGCCGCGTGTTCTTCCCGTCGCCGCGGCCGAAGAATCCTGA
- a CDS encoding patatin-like phospholipase family protein yields MKTVSLVLGSGGARGLAHIGVIHRLEENGFVIRSIAGSSIGALIGGIHAAGNLDEYEQWVRAVTKVDIVTMLDLSWGKSGLVKGDKIINTLVKLVGEKRIEELPIQYTAVATDVRNQREIWIKSGKLFDAIRASISIPLLFTPFRKRGIDLIDGGVLNPVPVAPTIGDETDITIAVNLAGAEESPENPESADPSPAVHPSPLHEKINRFINRLQRSAAASGRDWGAYDIAMQAFEAMQSSIARQKLAAYPPDIVIEIPRNACQTLEFDRAAEMIEMGYQKAGECLAQAGRIRRM; encoded by the coding sequence ATGAAAACCGTATCTCTCGTACTTGGAAGCGGCGGCGCCCGTGGGCTGGCGCACATCGGCGTGATTCACCGGCTCGAGGAAAACGGGTTCGTGATTCGGTCCATCGCCGGCTCCTCCATCGGCGCGCTGATCGGCGGCATCCACGCAGCGGGAAACCTGGACGAATACGAGCAATGGGTCCGCGCCGTCACGAAAGTCGACATCGTCACCATGCTGGACCTTTCATGGGGCAAGAGCGGGCTGGTCAAGGGCGACAAGATCATCAACACCCTGGTCAAGCTCGTCGGCGAGAAACGGATCGAGGAACTCCCGATCCAATATACAGCCGTGGCCACCGACGTGAGGAATCAGAGGGAAATCTGGATAAAATCGGGAAAGCTTTTCGATGCGATCCGGGCCTCCATCTCGATCCCCCTTCTCTTCACTCCCTTCCGGAAGAGAGGGATCGACCTGATCGACGGAGGGGTCCTGAACCCGGTGCCGGTCGCCCCGACAATCGGCGACGAAACGGACATCACGATTGCCGTCAACCTGGCCGGCGCCGAGGAGAGTCCGGAAAACCCGGAAAGCGCGGATCCGTCACCGGCGGTCCACCCGTCGCCGCTGCACGAGAAGATCAACCGTTTCATCAACCGCCTGCAGCGATCCGCGGCAGCCAGCGGCCGGGACTGGGGTGCGTACGATATCGCCATGCAGGCGTTTGAAGCCATGCAGAGCAGCATCGCCCGGCAGAAGCTCGCGGCCTACCCGCCGGACATCGTCATCGAGATTCCCAGAAACGCATGCCAGACGCTGGAATTCGACCGGGCGGCGGAGATGATCGAGATGGGATATCAAAAGGCGGGAGAGTGCCTGGCTCAGGCAGGACGGATCCGGCGGATGTAG